One Pseudomonas tolaasii NCPPB 2192 genomic window carries:
- the ychF gene encoding redox-regulated ATPase YchF, protein MGFNCGIVGLPNVGKSTLFNALTKSGIAAENFPFCTIEPNSGIVPMPDPRLEALAAIVNPKRILPTTMEFVDIAGLVAGASKGEGLGNKFLANIRETDAIAHVVRCFEDENVIHVSNSVDPKRDIEIIDLELIFADLDSCEKQLQKVARNAKGGDKDAVVQKGLLEQLIAHFTEGKPARSLMKNMGADEKAVIKGFHLLTTKPVMYIANVAEDGFENNPLLDVVKAIAEEEGAMVVPVCNKIEAEIAELDDGEEKDMFLEALGLEEPGLNRVIRAGYEMLNLQTYFTAGVEEVRAWTVKVGATAPQAAGVIHTDFEKGFIRAEVIAYNDFIQYKGEAGTKEAGKWRLEGKDYIVKDGDVMHFRFNV, encoded by the coding sequence ATGGGATTCAATTGCGGCATCGTCGGCCTGCCCAACGTCGGCAAATCCACCCTGTTCAACGCGCTGACCAAATCCGGTATTGCGGCGGAGAACTTCCCCTTCTGCACCATCGAGCCTAACAGCGGCATCGTGCCGATGCCGGACCCGCGCCTGGAAGCCCTGGCGGCCATCGTCAATCCAAAGCGCATTCTGCCGACCACCATGGAATTCGTCGACATCGCAGGCCTGGTTGCCGGCGCCTCGAAAGGTGAAGGTCTGGGCAACAAGTTCCTGGCCAACATCCGTGAAACCGATGCTATCGCCCACGTGGTCCGCTGCTTTGAAGACGAGAACGTGATTCACGTCTCCAACAGCGTCGACCCGAAACGCGATATCGAAATCATCGACCTGGAACTGATCTTCGCCGACCTCGACAGTTGCGAGAAACAACTGCAGAAAGTCGCGCGCAACGCCAAAGGCGGTGACAAGGACGCTGTAGTCCAGAAAGGCCTGCTGGAGCAATTGATCGCCCACTTCACCGAGGGCAAGCCTGCGCGCAGCCTGATGAAGAACATGGGCGCCGACGAAAAGGCAGTGATCAAGGGCTTCCACCTGCTGACCACCAAGCCTGTGATGTACATCGCCAACGTCGCTGAAGACGGCTTCGAGAACAACCCGCTGCTCGACGTGGTCAAGGCCATTGCCGAGGAAGAAGGCGCCATGGTTGTACCGGTGTGCAACAAGATCGAAGCGGAAATCGCCGAGCTCGATGACGGCGAAGAAAAAGACATGTTCCTCGAGGCCCTGGGCCTGGAAGAGCCTGGCTTGAACCGTGTGATCCGCGCCGGCTACGAAATGCTCAACCTGCAGACCTACTTCACCGCCGGCGTTGAAGAAGTCCGTGCCTGGACCGTCAAGGTCGGCGCCACCGCGCCACAGGCCGCTGGCGTGATCCACACTGACTTCGAAAAAGGCTTCATCCGCGCCGAAGTGATCGCCTACAACGACTTCATCCAG
- the pth gene encoding aminoacyl-tRNA hydrolase → MTAIKLIVGLGNPGAEYEQTRHNAGALFVERIAHAQGVSLVADRKYFGLTGRFSHQGQDVRLLIPTTYMNRSGQAVAALANFFRIKPEEILVAHDELDLPPGVAKLKLGGGHGGHNGLRDIIAQLGNQNNFYRLRLGIGHPGVASMVSNFVLGRAPRAEQEKLDASIDFALGVLPDIFAGEWNRAMKNLHSQKA, encoded by the coding sequence GTGACTGCCATTAAACTGATCGTTGGCCTGGGAAATCCAGGCGCCGAATACGAACAGACCCGGCATAACGCGGGGGCCCTTTTTGTTGAGCGTATCGCCCACGCGCAAGGTGTGAGCCTTGTGGCCGATCGCAAATATTTCGGCCTGACCGGGCGCTTCTCGCACCAGGGTCAGGATGTTCGTCTGCTGATTCCCACCACCTACATGAACCGCAGCGGCCAGGCCGTGGCGGCGCTTGCGAATTTCTTCCGAATCAAACCCGAGGAAATCCTGGTGGCCCATGACGAACTGGACCTGCCACCCGGCGTTGCCAAGCTCAAGCTGGGCGGCGGGCATGGGGGTCATAATGGCCTGCGCGACATCATCGCGCAGTTGGGCAATCAGAATAATTTCTACCGTCTGCGGCTCGGCATTGGCCACCCAGGCGTTGCCAGTATGGTTTCAAATTTCGTCCTGGGTCGTGCGCCACGCGCCGAACAGGAAAAACTCGATGCCAGCATCGACTTTGCCCTCGGCGTGCTGCCGGATATCTTCGCCGGTGAATGGAACCGCGCGATGAAAAACCTGCACAGCCAGAAGGCCTGA
- a CDS encoding 50S ribosomal protein L25/general stress protein Ctc: MTDFTLNAQARTDLGKGASRRLRHAANIPAVVYGGNKPAESVTILAKEIAKLFENEAAYSHVIELNVDGTKQNVIVKAMQRHPSKQFIMHADFVRVVAGQKLTAIVPVHFVGEEAPVKKGGEISHVLNEIEVTCLPKDLPEFIEVDLSALEIGAIVHLSDLKAPKGVEFVALAHGDDKAVANVHAPRVAPEAEEGAAE; encoded by the coding sequence ATGACTGACTTTACTCTGAACGCCCAAGCGCGTACTGACCTGGGGAAAGGTGCGAGCCGCCGCCTGCGTCACGCCGCCAACATCCCTGCCGTGGTTTACGGTGGCAACAAGCCTGCTGAATCCGTAACCATCCTGGCCAAGGAAATCGCCAAGCTGTTCGAAAACGAAGCTGCCTACAGCCACGTTATCGAACTGAACGTCGACGGCACCAAGCAAAACGTCATCGTTAAAGCGATGCAGCGCCACCCGTCCAAGCAATTCATCATGCACGCTGACTTCGTGCGCGTTGTTGCTGGCCAGAAACTGACCGCTATCGTGCCTGTGCACTTTGTTGGTGAAGAAGCTCCGGTCAAGAAAGGCGGCGAGATCTCGCACGTTCTGAACGAAATCGAAGTGACCTGCCTGCCGAAAGACCTGCCTGAGTTCATCGAAGTCGACCTGTCGGCTCTGGAAATCGGCGCGATCGTTCACCTGTCCGACCTCAAAGCCCCTAAAGGCGTTGAGTTTGTTGCGCTGGCTCACGGTGATGACAAAGCTGTTGCAAACGTACACGCTCCACGCGTTGCTCCAGAAGCTGAAGAAGGCGCTGCAGAGTAA
- a CDS encoding ribose-phosphate pyrophosphokinase produces the protein MSKMMVFTGNANPDLARRVVRQLHIPLGDISVGKFSDGEITAEINENVRGKDVFIIQPTCAPTNDNLMELVVMADAFRRSSATRITAVIPYFGYARQDRRPRSARVAISAKVVADMLTVVGIDRVLTVDLHADQIQGFFDIPVDNIYGSPVLVDDIEDQRFENLMIVSPDIGGVVRARAVAKSLGVDLGIIDKRREKANHSEVMHIIGDVEGRTCILVDDMVDTAGTLCHAAKALKEHGAAKVFAYCTHPVLSGRAIENIENSVLDELVVTNTIPLSAAAQACSRIRQLDIAPVVAEAVRRISNEESISAMFR, from the coding sequence GTGTCCAAGATGATGGTCTTTACGGGGAATGCTAACCCCGATCTGGCTCGACGTGTCGTACGTCAGCTGCATATCCCTCTCGGTGACATCTCTGTCGGTAAATTCTCCGACGGCGAAATTACAGCCGAGATCAATGAAAACGTTCGCGGTAAAGACGTCTTCATTATTCAGCCGACTTGCGCTCCGACCAACGATAACCTGATGGAACTCGTCGTGATGGCTGATGCCTTCCGCCGCTCCTCAGCGACTCGAATCACAGCTGTAATTCCTTACTTTGGTTATGCCCGTCAGGATCGCCGTCCGCGTTCCGCACGTGTGGCCATCAGCGCGAAAGTCGTTGCTGACATGCTGACCGTGGTAGGTATCGACCGTGTTCTCACGGTTGACCTGCACGCTGACCAAATCCAGGGTTTCTTCGATATTCCGGTAGATAACATCTACGGTTCGCCCGTATTGGTGGACGACATCGAAGACCAGCGCTTTGAAAACCTGATGATCGTGTCCCCGGACATTGGCGGCGTCGTGCGTGCACGTGCTGTTGCCAAATCCCTGGGCGTGGACCTCGGGATCATCGACAAACGCCGTGAAAAAGCCAATCACTCTGAAGTGATGCATATCATCGGTGATGTCGAAGGGCGTACCTGTATTCTGGTTGATGACATGGTCGACACCGCCGGCACCCTGTGCCACGCGGCAAAAGCCTTGAAAGAGCACGGTGCTGCAAAAGTTTTCGCCTACTGCACACACCCTGTGCTGTCTGGCCGTGCGATCGAGAACATCGAGAATTCCGTGCTGGACGAACTGGTGGTGACCAACACCATCCCGTTGTCCGCCGCCGCTCAAGCCTGTTCGCGTATCCGTCAACTGGATATCGCACCGGTAGTTGCCGAAGCGGTTCGCCGCATCAGCAATGAAGAATCGATCAGCGCGATGTTCCGTTAA
- the ispE gene encoding 4-(cytidine 5'-diphospho)-2-C-methyl-D-erythritol kinase has product MSVQKLTLPSPAKLNLMLHILGRREDGYHELQTLFQFLDYGDELTFAVRDDGVIKLHTEFEGVPHDSNLIVKAAKKLQEQSGSSLGIDIWIDKILPMGGGIGGGSSNAATTLLGLNHLWQLGWDHDHLAALGLTLGADVPVFVRGHAAFAEGVGEKLSPEYPEEPWYVVLVPQVSVSTAEIFSDPLLTRNSPPIKVRPVPKGNSRNDCLPVVAKRYPEVRNALNLLGKFTEAKLTGTGSCVFGGFPSKAEADKVSALLTETLTGFVAKGSNVSMLHRKLQSLL; this is encoded by the coding sequence GTGTCCGTACAAAAACTGACCCTGCCCTCCCCCGCCAAACTCAATTTGATGCTGCACATTCTGGGGCGCCGCGAAGACGGGTACCACGAGTTGCAGACGCTGTTTCAATTTCTCGACTACGGCGATGAGCTCACCTTCGCCGTACGCGACGATGGCGTAATCAAGCTGCACACCGAATTCGAAGGCGTGCCCCACGACAGCAATCTGATCGTGAAGGCTGCGAAAAAACTGCAAGAGCAATCCGGCAGCTCGCTCGGGATTGATATCTGGATCGATAAAATCCTGCCCATGGGCGGTGGCATCGGCGGCGGCAGCTCGAATGCCGCGACCACATTGCTGGGTCTGAATCACCTGTGGCAGCTGGGCTGGGACCACGATCACCTGGCCGCACTGGGCCTGACGCTGGGCGCCGACGTGCCGGTTTTCGTGCGCGGCCACGCGGCTTTCGCCGAGGGCGTGGGCGAGAAACTCAGCCCGGAATACCCCGAAGAGCCGTGGTATGTCGTGCTTGTTCCGCAAGTATCTGTAAGTACAGCAGAAATTTTTTCAGATCCACTGTTGACACGTAACTCTCCTCCCATTAAAGTGCGCCCCGTTCCCAAGGGAAACAGTCGAAATGACTGCTTACCGGTTGTAGCAAAGCGTTATCCAGAGGTACGTAACGCTTTGAATTTGCTAGGTAAATTTACCGAAGCAAAATTAACCGGAACTGGAAGTTGTGTGTTTGGGGGCTTCCCAAGCAAAGCTGAAGCTGATAAAGTCTCGGCCCTTCTTACAGAGACCCTTACAGGGTTTGTAGCAAAGGGAAGCAACGTTTCGATGTTGCATCGCAAGCTGCAAAGTCTGCTCTAA
- the lolB gene encoding lipoprotein insertase outer membrane protein LolB encodes MFLRHVIVFSFIALLAGCAGIGSRESVEGQGNPAQWKQHKDQLSSIDGWQIEGKVGVRAPKDSGSGTLFWLQRQDYYDIRLSGPLGRGAARLTGRPGQVSLEVANQGRYEAASPEELLEQQMGWKLPVSHLVWWVRGLPAPDSKSRLSLNGDSRLATLEQDGWQVEYLSYVEQNGYWLPERIKLHGTDLDVTLVIKDWQPRKLGQ; translated from the coding sequence ATGTTCTTGCGCCACGTTATCGTTTTCAGTTTCATCGCCCTGCTCGCCGGTTGCGCGGGCATAGGCAGCCGCGAATCCGTTGAGGGCCAGGGCAACCCGGCGCAATGGAAACAGCACAAGGATCAACTCAGCAGCATCGACGGCTGGCAGATCGAAGGCAAGGTAGGGGTTCGCGCGCCGAAGGATTCGGGCAGCGGCACGCTGTTCTGGCTGCAGCGCCAGGACTATTACGACATTCGCCTGTCCGGCCCGTTGGGACGCGGCGCGGCACGCCTGACTGGTCGCCCGGGGCAAGTGAGCCTGGAAGTGGCCAATCAGGGGCGCTATGAAGCGGCGTCGCCGGAAGAATTGCTGGAACAGCAGATGGGCTGGAAACTGCCCGTCTCTCATTTGGTCTGGTGGGTACGCGGTTTGCCCGCACCTGACAGCAAAAGTCGTCTGAGCCTTAATGGCGACAGCCGCCTGGCCACCCTGGAGCAGGACGGTTGGCAGGTCGAGTACCTCAGCTACGTCGAACAAAACGGTTACTGGCTGCCCGAACGCATCAAGCTGCACGGCACCGACCTGGATGTAACGCTGGTGATCAAGGACTGGCAACCGCGCAAGTTGGGGCAATAA
- a CDS encoding tetratricopeptide repeat protein, with product MNRSSALLLAFVFLSGCQALAPVSPDGTPPVEDSTPAPEKPKVYSSFKEETIYSLLTAELAGQRNRFDIALDNYVTQAINTQDPGISERAFRIAEYLGADQAALDTSLIWAKNAPDDLEAQRAAAVQLARAGRYDDSMVYMEKVLQGKGDTHFDFLALSAADTDQDTRNGLMKSFDRLLQKHPKNSQLIFGKALLLQQDDEADAALKLLEQNPPEDGEIAPILLRARLLQNLNRGKEAIPLLEKSIKKYPEDKRLRLTYARTLVEQDRMEDAKVQFANLVQQYPDDDELRYSLALVCLEAKAWDEAKGYLEELIQRESHVDSAHLNLGRIAEERNDPQAALLEYAQVGPGNDYLPAQLRQADILMSNGRTDEAEKRLAAARDAEPDYAIQLYLIQAETLSANKQGERAWKLLQQALLQYPDDLNLLYTRAMQAEKRNDLAQMEKDLRLIIKRDPDNAMALNALGYTLSDRTTRYAEAKVLIEQAHKLNPEDPAVLDSLGWVNYRLGNLDEAERLLRQALERFPDQEVAAHLGEVLWANGKQREARQIWEKFLKEQPESPILRGTIKRLTGSETL from the coding sequence ATGAATAGATCTTCCGCGTTGCTCCTTGCTTTTGTCTTCCTCAGCGGCTGCCAGGCCTTGGCACCCGTGTCGCCGGACGGTACGCCGCCGGTCGAAGACAGCACCCCCGCCCCTGAAAAGCCCAAGGTTTATTCCTCGTTCAAGGAAGAAACGATCTACAGCCTGCTGACTGCGGAACTCGCCGGCCAGCGCAATCGTTTTGACATTGCCCTGGATAACTACGTGACCCAGGCCATCAACACTCAGGACCCGGGCATTTCGGAGCGGGCGTTTCGCATCGCCGAATACCTGGGCGCCGACCAGGCTGCGCTGGACACGTCGCTGATCTGGGCGAAAAACGCGCCGGACGATCTGGAAGCGCAACGCGCCGCCGCCGTCCAACTGGCACGTGCCGGGCGCTATGACGACTCCATGGTCTATATGGAGAAAGTCCTGCAGGGCAAGGGTGACACGCATTTCGACTTCCTCGCGCTGTCGGCCGCCGACACTGACCAGGACACGCGCAACGGTTTGATGAAGAGTTTCGACCGTTTGCTGCAAAAACACCCAAAAAACAGCCAGCTTATTTTCGGCAAGGCATTGTTGCTGCAACAGGATGACGAGGCCGACGCCGCACTCAAGCTGCTGGAACAAAACCCGCCGGAAGATGGCGAGATCGCGCCGATCCTGCTGCGTGCACGCTTGCTGCAGAACCTCAACCGCGGCAAGGAAGCGATTCCGTTGCTGGAAAAAAGCATCAAAAAGTACCCGGAAGACAAGCGCCTGCGCCTGACCTATGCGCGCACGCTGGTGGAGCAGGACCGCATGGAGGACGCCAAAGTGCAGTTCGCCAACCTGGTCCAGCAATACCCGGACGACGATGAACTGCGCTACTCCCTGGCGCTGGTGTGCCTGGAAGCCAAGGCCTGGGACGAGGCCAAGGGTTATCTGGAAGAACTTATCCAGCGTGAGAGCCATGTGGACTCGGCGCACCTGAACCTCGGCCGTATCGCCGAGGAGCGCAATGACCCGCAGGCGGCTTTGCTCGAATACGCCCAGGTCGGCCCCGGCAATGACTATCTGCCGGCCCAATTGCGCCAGGCCGATATTTTGATGAGCAACGGCCGCACCGACGAGGCGGAAAAACGCCTGGCCGCCGCCCGCGATGCCGAGCCCGATTACGCGATCCAGCTGTACCTGATCCAGGCCGAAACGCTGTCGGCCAACAAGCAGGGCGAGCGCGCCTGGAAACTGCTGCAACAAGCCTTGCTGCAATACCCCGACGACTTGAACCTGCTGTACACCCGCGCCATGCAGGCGGAAAAACGCAATGACCTGGCACAGATGGAAAAAGACCTGCGCCTGATCATCAAGCGTGACCCGGACAATGCCATGGCGCTGAACGCCCTGGGTTACACCTTGTCCGACCGCACGACGCGTTACGCCGAAGCCAAGGTCCTGATCGAGCAAGCCCACAAGTTGAATCCGGAAGACCCGGCTGTTCTCGACAGCCTGGGCTGGGTGAATTACCGCCTGGGCAACCTCGACGAGGCCGAACGTTTGCTGCGACAAGCGCTGGAGCGCTTCCCCGACCAGGAAGTCGCTGCCCACTTGGGCGAAGTGCTGTGGGCCAATGGCAAGCAGCGCGAAGCGCGACAAATCTGGGAAAAATTCCTCAAGGAACAACCCGAAAGCCCCATCCTGCGCGGCACCATCAAGCGCCTGACCGGATCCGAGACCCTTTAA
- the hemA gene encoding glutamyl-tRNA reductase, with amino-acid sequence MAFLALGINHKTATVDVRERVAFTPEQLVEALQQLCRITDSREAAILSTCNRSELYIEQEHLSADVVLRWLADYHHLSLDDLRASAYVHEDDAAVRHMMRVAAGLDSLVLGEPQILGQMKSAYAVAREAGTVGPLLGRLFQATFNSAKQVRTDTAIGENPVSVAFAAVSLAKQIFSDLQRSQALLIGAGETITLVARHLHDLGVKRIVVANRTLERASILAEQFGAHAVLLSDIPAELVRSDIVISSTASQLPILGKGAVESALKLRKHKPIFMVDIAVPRDIEPEVGELDDVYLYSVDDLHEVVAENLKSRQGAAQAAEEMVSTGAEDFMVRLRELAAVDVLKAYRQQGERLRDEELSKAQRLLANGSSAEEVLMQLARGLTNKLLHAPSVQLKKLTAEGRLDALAMAQELFALGEGASDSSSDKKPQ; translated from the coding sequence ATGGCCTTCCTCGCACTCGGTATTAACCACAAGACTGCTACCGTAGACGTGCGCGAGCGCGTTGCGTTCACGCCGGAGCAGTTGGTTGAGGCCTTGCAGCAGCTCTGCCGGATCACCGACAGCCGCGAAGCTGCGATCCTTTCGACCTGCAATCGCAGCGAACTCTATATAGAGCAGGAACATCTTTCAGCCGATGTGGTGCTGCGCTGGCTGGCCGATTACCACCATTTGAGCCTCGACGACCTGCGCGCCAGTGCCTATGTGCACGAAGACGATGCGGCCGTTCGTCACATGATGCGTGTGGCCGCCGGCCTCGACTCGTTGGTATTGGGCGAGCCGCAGATTCTCGGCCAGATGAAATCCGCCTACGCCGTGGCGCGCGAGGCCGGTACGGTTGGGCCATTGCTGGGCCGCCTGTTCCAGGCCACCTTCAATTCCGCCAAGCAAGTGCGCACCGACACCGCCATCGGTGAAAACCCGGTGTCCGTGGCTTTTGCCGCCGTCAGCCTGGCCAAGCAGATTTTCAGCGACCTGCAGCGCAGCCAGGCCCTGCTGATTGGCGCCGGTGAGACCATCACCCTGGTTGCCCGCCACCTGCATGACCTGGGGGTGAAGCGTATTGTGGTGGCCAACCGAACGCTGGAGCGCGCGAGCATCCTCGCCGAGCAGTTTGGCGCCCACGCGGTGTTGTTGTCGGACATTCCGGCCGAACTGGTGCGCAGCGATATCGTCATCAGTTCGACTGCCAGCCAGTTGCCGATCCTGGGCAAGGGCGCGGTGGAAAGCGCGCTGAAGCTGCGCAAGCACAAGCCTATTTTCATGGTGGATATCGCCGTTCCCCGGGATATCGAGCCGGAAGTCGGCGAGTTGGACGACGTTTACCTCTATAGCGTCGACGACCTGCACGAAGTGGTCGCCGAAAACCTCAAGAGCCGCCAGGGCGCTGCCCAGGCCGCCGAGGAAATGGTCAGCACCGGCGCCGAAGATTTCATGGTGCGCCTGCGCGAGTTGGCGGCGGTGGACGTGCTCAAGGCCTATCGTCAGCAAGGCGAGCGCCTGCGCGACGAAGAATTGAGCAAGGCCCAGCGTTTGCTGGCCAACGGCAGCAGCGCCGAAGAGGTGTTGATGCAATTGGCCCGCGGCCTCACCAACAAATTGCTGCATGCCCCCAGTGTGCAGTTGAAAAAGCTTACAGCCGAAGGCCGCCTCGATGCGCTGGCCATGGCCCAGGAACTCTTTGCCCTCGGTGAGGGCGCGTCAGATAGCTCTTCGGATAAAAAACCGCAATGA
- the prfA gene encoding peptide chain release factor 1 translates to MKASLLNKLDVLQDRFEELTALLGDGEVISDQTKFRAYSKEYAEVEPVVATYKHLLKVQADLEGAQALLKDSDPDMREMAVEEVREAKEKLAQLEGDLQRMLLPKDPNDGRNVFLEIRAGTGGDEAAIFSGDLFRMYSRYAERRGWRVEILSENEGEHGGYKEVIARVEGDNVYGKLKFESGAHRVQRVPATESQGRIHTSACTVAVLPEPDEQEAIEINPADLRIDTYRSSGAGGQHVNKTDSAIRITHLPSGIVVECQEERSQHKNRARAMSWLSAKLNDQQTSAAANAIASERKLLVGSGDRSERIRTYNFAQGRVTDHRVNLTLYSLDEILAGGVEAVIEPLLAEYQADQLAAIGE, encoded by the coding sequence ATGAAAGCGTCACTGCTCAATAAACTGGACGTGCTCCAGGACCGTTTCGAAGAACTGACCGCCTTGCTCGGCGACGGCGAGGTCATTTCCGATCAGACCAAATTCCGCGCCTATTCCAAGGAATACGCCGAAGTTGAGCCGGTTGTGGCCACCTACAAACACCTGCTCAAAGTGCAGGCCGACCTCGAAGGCGCCCAGGCGTTGCTCAAGGACAGCGACCCGGACATGCGTGAAATGGCCGTGGAAGAAGTCCGCGAAGCCAAGGAAAAGCTCGCCCAGCTGGAAGGCGACCTGCAGCGCATGCTGCTGCCCAAAGACCCGAACGATGGCCGCAACGTGTTCCTCGAAATCCGCGCCGGCACCGGCGGCGACGAGGCGGCGATTTTCTCCGGCGACCTGTTCCGCATGTATTCGCGTTACGCCGAACGTCGTGGCTGGCGTGTGGAGATTTTGTCCGAGAACGAAGGCGAGCATGGCGGCTATAAAGAAGTCATCGCGCGGGTCGAAGGCGACAACGTTTACGGCAAATTGAAGTTCGAGTCCGGTGCGCACCGCGTGCAGCGGGTTCCGGCGACGGAATCCCAGGGCCGCATCCACACTTCGGCGTGCACCGTGGCCGTGTTGCCCGAGCCGGATGAACAGGAAGCCATCGAGATCAACCCGGCGGACCTGCGTATCGACACCTACCGTTCGTCGGGCGCTGGCGGTCAGCACGTCAACAAGACCGACTCCGCGATCCGCATCACCCACTTGCCATCGGGCATCGTGGTGGAGTGCCAGGAAGAACGTTCCCAGCACAAGAACCGCGCGCGCGCCATGTCGTGGCTGTCGGCCAAGCTCAACGACCAGCAGACCAGCGCCGCCGCCAACGCAATTGCCAGCGAACGTAAATTGCTCGTGGGGTCGGGCGACCGCTCCGAACGCATTCGTACTTACAACTTTGCCCAGGGCCGGGTTACCGACCACAGGGTCAACCTCACCCTGTATTCCCTTGACGAGATTCTCGCCGGTGGCGTTGAAGCGGTGATCGAGCCGTTGCTCGCCGAATACCAGGCGGATCAGTTGGCGGCGATTGGTGAATAA
- the prmC gene encoding peptide chain release factor N(5)-glutamine methyltransferase: MTIIASLLRAADLPDSPTARLDVELLLAAALGKSRSYLHTWPEKIVSSEDALKFADYLQRRRGGEPVAYILGQQGFWKLDLEVAPHTLIPRPETEMLVEAALELLPATPANILDLGTGSGAIALALASERPAWQVTAVDRVIEAVALAERNRQRLHLKNATVLNSHWFSALQGQRFDLIISNPPYIADSDPHLAAGDVRFEPASALVAGHDGLDDLRVIIAQSPAHLNAGGWLLLEHGYDQAAAVRDLLCGEGFEEVHSRVDLGSHERITLGRRPC; encoded by the coding sequence ATGACCATCATCGCCAGCCTTTTGCGCGCCGCCGACCTGCCGGACTCGCCCACCGCGCGCCTGGATGTGGAGCTGTTGCTGGCCGCAGCCCTGGGGAAATCGCGCAGTTACCTGCACACCTGGCCGGAAAAAATCGTCAGCAGCGAAGATGCGTTGAAGTTTGCCGACTACTTGCAGCGCCGTCGCGGCGGTGAGCCGGTGGCCTATATCCTCGGCCAGCAAGGTTTCTGGAAGCTGGACCTGGAAGTCGCGCCCCACACGCTGATTCCGCGCCCGGAAACCGAAATGCTGGTGGAGGCTGCGCTGGAATTGTTGCCGGCCACCCCCGCCAACATTCTCGACCTGGGCACCGGCAGCGGTGCGATTGCCCTGGCTCTGGCCAGTGAGCGCCCGGCCTGGCAAGTGACCGCGGTGGATCGTGTAATTGAGGCCGTGGCCCTTGCCGAGCGCAACCGCCAGCGTCTGCATCTGAAAAACGCCACCGTGCTGAACAGTCATTGGTTCAGCGCCCTGCAAGGCCAGCGCTTCGACCTGATCATCAGCAACCCGCCGTATATCGCCGATAGCGACCCGCATCTGGCGGCCGGTGATGTGCGTTTTGAGCCGGCCAGTGCGCTGGTGGCGGGCCACGATGGCCTGGACGACTTGCGCGTGATCATCGCGCAAAGCCCGGCCCATCTGAATGCCGGCGGCTGGCTGTTGCTCGAGCACGGTTACGACCAGGCGGCGGCCGTGCGCGACCTGCTGTGTGGCGAGGGCTTTGAGGAAGTCCACAGCCGCGTCGACCTCGGCAGCCACGAACGTATTACCCTGGGGCGTCGGCCGTGCTGA
- the moeB gene encoding molybdopterin-synthase adenylyltransferase MoeB, with the protein MLTDQELLRYSRQILLQHVDIDGQLRLKNGRALIIGLGGLGAPVALYLAAAGVGELHVADFDTVDLTNLQRQIIHDTDSVGQTKVDSALRRLSAINPEITLVAHRSALDADSLAAAVAAVDVVLDCSDNFSTREAVNAACVAATKPLISGAAIRLEGQLSVFDPRREDSPCYHCLYGHGSDTELTCSEAGVVGPLVGVVGSLQALEALKLLAGFGEPLVGRLLLIDALTTRFRELRVKRDPGCAVCGTQHG; encoded by the coding sequence GTGCTGACCGATCAGGAGCTGTTGCGCTATAGCCGGCAGATTTTGTTGCAGCATGTCGACATCGACGGCCAGTTGCGCCTGAAAAATGGCCGCGCCTTGATCATCGGCCTCGGCGGCCTCGGCGCACCGGTTGCGCTTTACCTGGCCGCCGCCGGAGTGGGCGAGCTGCATGTGGCAGACTTCGACACGGTCGACCTGACCAACCTGCAGCGCCAGATCATCCACGACACCGACAGCGTGGGGCAGACCAAGGTCGATTCGGCGTTGCGTCGCCTGAGTGCCATCAACCCCGAGATCACGCTGGTCGCCCATCGCAGCGCGCTGGATGCCGATTCACTGGCGGCCGCAGTGGCGGCGGTGGACGTGGTGCTTGATTGCAGCGACAACTTCTCTACCCGCGAGGCGGTCAACGCCGCTTGCGTGGCCGCCACCAAGCCATTGATCAGCGGCGCGGCAATTCGCCTTGAAGGCCAATTGTCGGTGTTCGACCCGCGCCGCGAAGACAGCCCGTGTTACCACTGTTTATACGGACACGGCAGCGACACCGAACTGACTTGCAGCGAAGCCGGCGTGGTCGGCCCGCTGGTGGGTGTGGTCGGCAGCCTGCAAGCGCTGGAAGCCTTGAAGCTGCTCGCCGGGTTTGGCGAGCCGTTGGTGGGCCGTCTGTTGCTGATCGACGCACTGACCACGCGGTTTCGCGAGCTGCGCGTCAAACGCGACCCCGGCTGCGCCGTGTGCGGGACGCAACATGGTTAA